The Streptococcaceae bacterium ESL0687 genome has a segment encoding these proteins:
- a CDS encoding ABC transporter ATP-binding protein, producing the protein MAKEKEVALRVTDVHKSFRLPVDMSNSLKVTVLNMLKGVKGYVQYDVLKGISFEVEKGDFFGIVGRNGSGKSTLLKIISQIYKPEKGNVEVFGKLVPFIELGVGFNPELTGRENVYMNGAMLGFSNDEIDDMYDDIVEFAELSEFMEQKLKNYSSGMQVRLAFSVAIKAQGDILVLDEVLAVGDEAFQRKCNDYFEERKKSGLTTILVTHSMEAVRKYCNKALLIDDGLVKTDGDPNDTANQYVLDNFYDVMQDDQAPENKYVEDLQVKLLNNSIIGPDEYVEFELEYTVTEDIKTYPAFSFVDIDRNFDLYNDNMMLDMTSGKGKFKFNYKCKLNAINNAKVRVAISIKSDKDDYLAFPENNDELVFVVRTDKFKDESEKDSAFGLLKRNGSWTHE; encoded by the coding sequence ATGGCAAAAGAAAAAGAAGTAGCATTAAGAGTTACGGATGTTCATAAATCTTTTAGACTTCCTGTTGATATGTCAAATAGCCTTAAGGTTACTGTTTTAAACATGCTTAAGGGTGTTAAAGGATACGTTCAATATGATGTTTTAAAGGGAATTTCTTTTGAAGTTGAAAAGGGAGATTTCTTTGGTATTGTTGGGCGTAATGGATCAGGTAAATCAACCCTTTTAAAAATTATTTCTCAAATTTATAAACCAGAAAAAGGGAATGTTGAAGTTTTTGGAAAGCTTGTACCTTTTATCGAACTTGGTGTTGGTTTTAACCCTGAGCTTACTGGTCGCGAAAATGTCTACATGAATGGGGCTATGCTTGGTTTTTCAAATGATGAAATTGACGACATGTATGATGATATCGTTGAATTTGCTGAGCTTTCAGAATTTATGGAACAAAAATTAAAGAACTATTCAAGTGGGATGCAGGTTCGTCTAGCTTTCTCAGTTGCTATTAAGGCCCAAGGGGATATTCTAGTTCTTGATGAGGTTCTTGCCGTAGGAGATGAAGCCTTCCAGAGGAAATGTAATGACTACTTTGAAGAGCGTAAAAAATCAGGACTTACAACTATTCTTGTAACCCACTCGATGGAGGCTGTTCGTAAGTATTGTAACAAGGCCCTTCTAATAGATGACGGTCTAGTAAAAACTGATGGGGATCCTAATGATACTGCCAATCAATATGTCCTTGATAATTTTTATGATGTAATGCAAGATGATCAAGCCCCAGAGAATAAGTATGTGGAAGATCTTCAGGTAAAACTTCTTAATAATAGCATCATTGGGCCTGATGAATATGTTGAATTTGAACTTGAATATACTGTAACAGAAGATATCAAAACTTATCCAGCCTTTTCATTTGTTGATATTGACCGAAATTTTGATTTGTATAATGATAATATGATGCTTGATATGACTAGTGGAAAAGGTAAATTTAAGTTTAATTATAAATGTAAACTTAATGCCATCAACAATGCCAAAGTCCGTGTTGCCATTTCAATTAAAAGTGACAAGGATGATTACTTGGCCTTCCCAGAAAATAACGATGAGCTTGTTTTTGTTGTTAGAACAGATAAGTTTAAAGATGAGAGTGAAAAAGACTCAGCCTTCGGCCTTCTAAAAAGAAATGGAAGCTGGACTCATGAGTAA
- a CDS encoding glycosyltransferase, producing the protein MSKILVLSPFGGFGNGADISMNHQMTYLRSLGYEIVNVYNQGSDSYREFLEKEGIKGINLNYTWWDETELADELKANNVLIYQELVSLIRSEEVDLLITNTSNMPWGAIAASITNIPHIWLLHEFAEGDFDWVKDKYPFIDAFSNKILCSSDSLARAVQKEVKQKVDFFNPYTNAPLIAGHNEEIRLVSVNYLSHGKNQMELLYALKQLVSKGYGMPVLFSGRIEDGRYYQEILSYIKDNGLEDYVTFTYAENGNWQPISKNDIFVSPSKSETFGLTYVEAMKVGIPVITALNGGAETLEEAGYLSQENIYTTGDIEELVSKVIYMVENHGDIKKKAESIQVKVLEEQSLEKITEPLAEAIKSLKGLNNPATEIMAPWGENLVYNLGGLKNLLEGRLSYIRDLESEVINLHGKYNIIETKLQEDTIVLKSQDKKIDDLKVQLEDSNKQIALKDQEYSYLDERYQYLINSWWYRGMKLAYRPIKKSRSALPKMKNFVKRGIKKALKANPKLYGYVKQKNMARALRKEQKRQAIANKPSKELLALQKSRKEQRESYSYDTNNAKRSLIFVVYEGQERLQSYKLYFLDHLAKFVEDIYIVVNGHLDPEDLGILSNYGQIMERENAGYDATAFKYAVDHLGKEVLSNYDQLLLVNDTSLGPVNDFEDMFKYFSDKKVDMWGITEGETQIDPQGLNKYGYIPHHIQTYFVVIEKPLLESEEFYQYFTDMPKITNRDEAIMHHETVFTKNFTDLGYSYDVYVKENRDSAVYHHPYLLVSKFNNPIIKFTALEYDNDLIYQLNKLHTKTEVPELLKWVEEETDYPLDILEEAIQVVKNKEESILIIDGVHDLIPQLTRYRVENKKEQLVNLGFNVRIRSSEVVTTADLYKTNFVIIYRAWYNENLQEIVDWCRKLKIPVFFDVDDLVIDTSYTDQLSYTQGLSVSEKANYDSGVMSYRRMMLSTDGVIASTNDLARELKNYKKQVLLNRNLANEELVKISKKALIQKEFEKISDKVKIGYFSGSITHNENFELIKASLEKIMEERPLTELHLVGHLDLPEDMSHLKDQIITHDYVDWKELPQLIAQVDINLAPLVDSIFNRAKSEIKWIEASLVKVPTIASNIGAFADSIHNRVDGILVENTEEAWYEALEQLVNSPKMRTDLAEEAYKRVREDFTTTNQEDDLSTYIRGQINHD; encoded by the coding sequence ATGAGTAAAATCCTAGTTTTATCTCCTTTTGGAGGGTTCGGTAATGGGGCGGATATTTCTATGAATCATCAGATGACCTATCTGAGAAGTCTTGGTTATGAAATTGTTAATGTTTATAATCAAGGGAGTGATAGCTATAGGGAGTTTTTGGAAAAAGAAGGTATCAAAGGGATCAATCTCAATTATACTTGGTGGGATGAGACAGAGCTTGCTGATGAGTTAAAAGCTAACAATGTTTTGATTTATCAGGAGTTAGTTTCACTTATTAGGAGTGAGGAAGTTGATTTATTAATAACTAACACGTCGAATATGCCTTGGGGAGCTATTGCTGCAAGTATTACTAATATTCCTCATATTTGGCTCCTCCATGAATTTGCTGAAGGAGATTTTGATTGGGTCAAAGATAAGTATCCTTTTATTGATGCTTTTTCAAATAAAATCCTTTGTTCGAGTGATTCACTGGCTCGGGCGGTACAAAAAGAAGTTAAACAAAAAGTAGATTTTTTCAATCCCTATACAAATGCTCCGTTGATTGCGGGACATAATGAGGAAATCCGGCTTGTTTCTGTTAATTATCTAAGTCATGGAAAAAATCAAATGGAGCTTCTTTACGCCCTTAAACAATTAGTTTCAAAAGGGTATGGAATGCCGGTTCTTTTTTCTGGTCGAATTGAGGATGGGCGCTATTATCAGGAAATACTTTCCTATATAAAAGATAATGGCCTGGAAGATTATGTTACCTTTACTTACGCAGAAAATGGTAACTGGCAGCCAATATCAAAAAATGATATTTTTGTTTCGCCAAGTAAGTCTGAAACCTTCGGGCTTACTTATGTTGAAGCCATGAAAGTTGGTATTCCAGTAATTACTGCCCTAAATGGGGGAGCAGAAACTCTTGAAGAAGCTGGTTATTTAAGTCAGGAGAATATTTATACAACAGGTGATATAGAAGAGCTTGTATCTAAAGTAATCTACATGGTGGAAAATCACGGTGATATTAAAAAGAAAGCTGAATCCATTCAAGTAAAGGTTTTAGAGGAACAAAGTCTTGAGAAGATAACAGAGCCCCTTGCCGAGGCCATTAAATCTTTGAAGGGTTTGAATAATCCAGCAACTGAAATAATGGCCCCCTGGGGTGAGAATTTGGTATATAATCTCGGTGGTTTGAAGAACCTTTTGGAAGGAAGATTAAGTTACATTAGAGATCTTGAAAGTGAGGTTATAAACCTACACGGAAAATACAATATTATTGAAACCAAGTTACAGGAAGATACAATTGTTTTAAAAAGCCAAGATAAGAAAATTGATGATTTAAAGGTTCAACTGGAGGATTCTAACAAGCAAATAGCACTTAAAGATCAAGAATATTCATATCTAGATGAGCGTTATCAGTATTTAATAAATTCATGGTGGTACCGGGGGATGAAGTTAGCCTACCGACCAATTAAGAAGTCTAGGAGTGCACTTCCGAAAATGAAAAATTTTGTTAAAAGAGGAATAAAAAAAGCCCTCAAAGCCAATCCAAAATTATACGGATATGTTAAGCAAAAAAATATGGCGCGTGCCCTGCGTAAGGAACAAAAACGTCAAGCTATTGCAAATAAACCATCCAAGGAGCTTTTAGCCCTTCAAAAATCTAGAAAAGAGCAAAGAGAATCATATTCTTATGATACTAATAATGCCAAACGTTCTTTAATTTTTGTTGTTTATGAAGGCCAAGAGCGTTTGCAATCTTATAAACTTTACTTCCTAGATCACCTTGCTAAATTTGTAGAAGACATTTATATAGTGGTAAATGGCCACCTAGATCCTGAAGATTTAGGTATTCTTTCAAACTATGGTCAAATTATGGAAAGAGAAAATGCAGGTTATGACGCGACAGCCTTTAAATACGCTGTTGACCATTTAGGCAAGGAAGTTCTTTCAAACTATGATCAGTTACTTTTAGTCAACGATACAAGTCTTGGACCTGTAAATGATTTTGAAGATATGTTCAAGTATTTCTCTGACAAAAAGGTTGATATGTGGGGGATAACTGAGGGGGAAACCCAGATAGATCCTCAGGGTTTAAACAAATATGGCTACATTCCTCATCATATTCAGACCTATTTTGTAGTTATTGAAAAACCTTTACTTGAATCTGAAGAGTTTTACCAATATTTTACCGACATGCCTAAAATTACAAATCGTGATGAGGCAATAATGCATCACGAAACTGTCTTTACCAAGAACTTTACAGATTTAGGTTATTCCTATGACGTTTATGTAAAGGAAAATAGAGATTCAGCCGTTTACCACCATCCATATCTTCTTGTTTCGAAATTTAATAATCCAATTATTAAATTTACGGCTCTTGAATATGATAATGATTTGATTTACCAACTTAATAAACTTCATACTAAAACAGAAGTACCTGAACTTCTTAAGTGGGTTGAAGAAGAGACTGACTATCCTCTTGATATTCTTGAAGAGGCTATTCAAGTTGTTAAGAATAAGGAAGAAAGTATCTTAATTATCGATGGTGTTCATGATTTAATCCCTCAGCTTACAAGATACCGAGTGGAGAATAAAAAAGAACAGCTGGTCAATCTTGGATTTAATGTTAGGATAAGAAGCTCTGAAGTAGTAACAACAGCAGATCTTTACAAAACCAACTTTGTCATCATCTATAGGGCTTGGTACAATGAAAACCTACAAGAGATTGTTGATTGGTGTAGAAAGCTTAAGATACCAGTATTCTTTGATGTAGACGATCTTGTAATTGATACAAGCTATACTGACCAGCTATCTTATACACAAGGACTTTCAGTGTCAGAAAAAGCTAATTATGATAGTGGTGTTATGAGTTATCGTCGGATGATGCTTTCAACGGATGGGGTTATCGCAAGCACAAATGATCTGGCACGTGAACTTAAAAATTATAAGAAACAGGTCCTTTTAAACCGCAATCTGGCCAACGAGGAACTTGTAAAAATATCTAAAAAGGCTTTGATTCAAAAAGAATTTGAAAAAATATCTGACAAGGTTAAAATAGGCTATTTCTCTGGATCAATTACACATAATGAAAATTTTGAATTGATAAAAGCTTCCCTTGAAAAAATTATGGAAGAAAGACCACTTACTGAGCTCCACCTTGTTGGTCATTTAGATTTACCCGAAGATATGAGTCATTTGAAAGATCAAATTATAACCCATGATTACGTAGATTGGAAGGAACTTCCACAATTAATTGCACAGGTTGATATTAATCTAGCTCCTTTAGTTGATAGTATCTTCAACCGGGCTAAGTCTGAAATCAAGTGGATTGAAGCTTCTTTGGTGAAAGTACCAACAATTGCTAGTAATATTGGAGCTTTTGCTGACTCTATCCATAACAGAGTTGACGGTATCTTGGTGGAAAATACAGAAGAAGCTTGGTATGAAGCACTTGAACAATTAGTTAATTCACCAAAAATGAGAACAGATTTGGCAGAAGAGGCTTACAAGCGAGTTAGAGAAGATTTTACAACAACTAATCAAGAAGATGACTTATCTACATATATTAGAGGGCAAATAAATCATGACTAA
- a CDS encoding glycosyltransferase family 4 protein yields the protein MTKKKILFVSPTGMLDNGAELSIANLMFLLKNRGHELINVAPQSPYEGYDQAFNSKGITVERLKVSKFWWADAPGGMPASEEVMAQAHERNIEEISQIIKKKEVDLVITNTANVFVGAVAAKRMGIPHMQLIHEFPDGEFAYYDDRLKFFSDESSEIFAVQGKLAETLQKRFDEEGLPHTIGTFVPFVDYKEKTLSKDKAEGTNFIYISRLTDRKNQLEILRALVQVTKIISSVKVKFIGGYDEIYKEKMLNFIELFDLEKNVEFIGNQPNPWALVTDKDIAVFPSADETFGLAYGEAILNGVPTIFTDNRGFQSAYPIFQGGQMYRLGDIDRLSDLMVEMYNDFDDVKEEALTKIDLAKSNYNLDTCYRNIIEKIEG from the coding sequence ATGACTAAGAAGAAAATTTTGTTTGTTTCACCGACGGGAATGCTTGATAATGGAGCTGAACTTTCCATAGCAAACCTAATGTTTCTTTTGAAGAACAGGGGACATGAGCTTATAAATGTAGCCCCTCAAAGTCCTTATGAAGGTTATGATCAAGCTTTTAATAGCAAGGGCATAACCGTTGAAAGACTCAAAGTATCTAAATTTTGGTGGGCTGATGCCCCAGGTGGGATGCCTGCATCTGAAGAAGTAATGGCTCAGGCTCATGAGAGAAATATTGAAGAAATTTCTCAAATTATTAAGAAAAAAGAAGTTGATTTAGTTATTACAAACACAGCTAATGTTTTTGTGGGTGCAGTAGCAGCAAAGCGCATGGGAATTCCTCATATGCAACTGATTCATGAATTTCCTGATGGAGAATTTGCCTATTATGATGATCGTTTGAAATTTTTCTCTGATGAAAGTAGTGAAATTTTCGCTGTCCAGGGAAAACTTGCTGAAACCCTGCAAAAGCGTTTTGATGAGGAAGGTCTTCCACATACAATTGGTACCTTTGTTCCTTTTGTTGATTATAAGGAAAAAACACTTTCTAAAGATAAGGCAGAAGGTACAAATTTCATCTATATTTCACGTCTGACTGATCGAAAAAATCAACTTGAAATTTTAAGGGCCTTAGTGCAAGTCACTAAGATAATTTCTTCTGTTAAGGTTAAATTTATCGGAGGCTATGACGAGATCTACAAGGAAAAAATGCTTAACTTTATTGAGCTCTTTGATCTTGAGAAAAATGTTGAATTCATTGGTAATCAGCCCAATCCTTGGGCTTTGGTTACTGATAAAGATATTGCTGTTTTTCCGTCAGCTGATGAAACCTTTGGATTGGCTTACGGAGAGGCAATTCTTAACGGGGTTCCAACAATTTTTACCGATAATAGAGGCTTTCAATCAGCCTATCCAATTTTTCAAGGGGGACAAATGTACCGCTTAGGCGATATTGATAGACTTTCTGACTTGATGGTTGAAATGTATAATGATTTTGATGATGTGAAGGAAGAAGCTCTTACAAAAATAGATTTAGCTAAGAGTAACTATAATTTAGATACTTGTTATCGAAATATCATTGAAAAAATTGAAGGATAA
- a CDS encoding DUF2142 domain-containing protein: MEKIRKNFLILVLTMGTLAVFLMPAGLPPDEGHHFYVINKILNKNWVWIENGSPRKEGAWPSTDEVRRQVGDHTYYQMYFKERVPASEVKYNFNFHLKDIVYLPQIIGICLARVICPTYGMMFILGRLFNLLAYAIGIYFCLKYATYGKRVMFYVALFPVMIQQAGSLSYDVFTILAIFNFFTLLTRLSIQRKSITKKEIGWLICSALLLYVTKKNNILLLALLPFLPTQLLRSKKLGEFINKIFDFVNRRKLSCCLGAFIGGLAVFYFYLRTKGGLALFVQVMYNSLFRADINPTLNGILDNGIIGYFSDFAYQLPSWMIVFDFMLLALLLFTERSEDTLVEKRFGIASGFVYPLQMVAIVAGMYFEWTSVVAPGSLYSQGAQGRYFTPFIIFFVPFAMYLSKHIKVKVKDGFLNQVVLYSAAINLFTFILLIIQYEWMPNRGIDFLTHLL, from the coding sequence TTGGAAAAGATAAGAAAAAATTTTTTAATACTGGTATTAACCATGGGAACACTTGCTGTTTTTCTAATGCCAGCAGGTTTGCCTCCTGATGAGGGTCACCATTTTTACGTAATTAATAAAATCCTTAACAAAAATTGGGTTTGGATAGAGAATGGCTCACCTAGGAAGGAAGGGGCTTGGCCATCAACAGATGAGGTACGTAGACAGGTAGGCGATCATACCTACTACCAGATGTATTTCAAGGAAAGGGTACCAGCCAGTGAGGTGAAGTATAATTTCAACTTTCACTTGAAGGATATTGTATATCTCCCGCAAATTATTGGAATCTGTCTAGCGCGCGTCATTTGTCCTACCTACGGAATGATGTTCATTCTCGGAAGATTATTTAATCTTTTGGCTTATGCTATCGGTATTTATTTCTGTCTGAAATATGCTACCTACGGAAAGAGAGTTATGTTTTATGTAGCTCTCTTCCCCGTAATGATTCAACAGGCAGGCTCACTTAGTTATGATGTTTTCACCATCCTTGCTATTTTCAATTTCTTTACACTTTTGACAAGATTATCAATACAAAGAAAATCTATAACAAAAAAAGAAATTGGTTGGTTAATTTGTTCGGCCCTCTTGCTCTATGTAACAAAGAAAAACAATATTCTCCTATTAGCGCTCCTGCCCTTCCTACCTACGCAGCTTTTAAGGAGTAAGAAACTTGGGGAATTTATTAATAAGATTTTCGATTTTGTGAATAGAAGGAAGCTTAGTTGCTGCTTAGGAGCCTTTATTGGGGGGCTTGCTGTCTTTTATTTCTACCTTCGTACAAAAGGTGGCCTAGCCTTATTTGTTCAAGTAATGTATAATTCACTTTTCAGGGCTGATATAAACCCTACTTTAAATGGAATTTTGGACAATGGAATTATCGGGTATTTTTCTGACTTTGCTTACCAGCTACCTAGTTGGATGATTGTTTTTGACTTCATGCTTCTAGCCCTTCTTCTTTTCACTGAACGTTCAGAAGATACTCTTGTAGAAAAAAGATTTGGGATTGCATCAGGTTTTGTATATCCACTACAAATGGTAGCCATTGTTGCGGGAATGTACTTTGAATGGACTAGTGTCGTTGCTCCAGGATCCCTATATTCTCAAGGAGCTCAGGGACGTTACTTCACACCTTTCATCATCTTTTTTGTTCCGTTTGCTATGTATCTTTCAAAACATATTAAAGTTAAAGTTAAGGATGGATTTTTAAATCAGGTTGTCCTTTACAGTGCAGCTATAAATTTATTTACTTTCATTCTTCTAATTATTCAGTATGAGTGGATGCCAAATAGAGGAATTGATTTTCTAACTCACCTCTTGTAA
- a CDS encoding glycosyltransferase, translating into MTKHTFVICAYKESPYLEQCIISLVNQESVKANNSKVILYTSTPNSYTDKLCDKYEIERYAGVKKGIGANWNEALSFVDTKYATIAHQDDIYLPDYGTRVLEAFNKNQNLKIVFTDYAEIDAKGQVRERNINLKIKTMGLRTMSLFNNKTYQRRIYAFGNFISCPAVSYNLEVLNDFKFDEDLKMTLDWDAWERIMKLPGDIKYLPARAMYHRIHEDSETSAATADKSREQEEYLIYRRYWPEFISKLLMKAYVKNQKTNN; encoded by the coding sequence ATGACTAAACATACTTTTGTAATTTGTGCCTACAAGGAATCACCTTATCTGGAACAGTGCATCATAAGCCTAGTAAACCAAGAATCTGTTAAGGCTAATAATTCAAAGGTCATCCTTTATACTTCAACTCCAAATTCTTATACCGACAAGTTATGCGATAAATATGAAATTGAGCGCTATGCTGGAGTTAAAAAAGGGATTGGTGCCAACTGGAATGAAGCTTTAAGTTTTGTGGATACTAAATATGCTACTATTGCCCATCAGGATGATATTTATCTGCCTGATTATGGAACTCGTGTTCTTGAAGCCTTTAATAAAAATCAAAATTTAAAGATTGTTTTTACTGACTATGCAGAGATTGATGCAAAAGGTCAGGTACGCGAGCGTAATATAAATCTTAAAATTAAGACCATGGGTCTTAGAACCATGTCTCTTTTTAACAATAAAACTTATCAAAGAAGGATTTATGCCTTTGGTAATTTTATTAGCTGCCCTGCTGTATCATATAATTTGGAAGTCTTAAATGATTTTAAGTTTGATGAAGACCTTAAAATGACTCTTGACTGGGATGCCTGGGAAAGAATTATGAAGCTACCAGGTGATATTAAGTATTTACCAGCTAGAGCTATGTACCATAGAATTCATGAGGATTCTGAAACTTCTGCTGCTACAGCTGACAAATCGAGGGAGCAGGAAGAGTATCTGATCTATAGACGCTACTGGCCTGAATTTATTAGCAAGCTTCTCATGAAAGCTTACGTTAAAAATCAAAAGACCAATAATTAA